Proteins encoded within one genomic window of Balaenoptera ricei isolate mBalRic1 chromosome 10, mBalRic1.hap2, whole genome shotgun sequence:
- the METTL1 gene encoding tRNA (guanine-N(7)-)-methyltransferase isoform X3 — protein MAGTETGDAAAGAEAPQPQKRYYRQRAHSNPMADHTLRYPVKPEDMDWSELYPEFFAPLTQNQSHDDPKDKKEKRAEAQVEFADIGCGYGGLLVELSPLFPDTLILGLEIRVKVSDYVQDRIRALRAAPGGGFQNIACLRSNAMKHLPNFFRKGQLTKMFFLFPDPHFKRTKHKWRIISPTLLAEYAYVLRVGGLVYTITDVLELHDWMCTHFEGHPLFERVPLEELSEDPIVGHLGTSTEEGKKVLRNGGKNFPAIFRRIQDPTL, from the exons ATGGCGGGAACGGAGACTGGGGACGCCGCAGCAGGAGCCGAGGCCCCTCAGCCTCAGAAGCGCTACTATCGGCAGCGGGCTCACTCCAACCCCATGGCGGACCATACGCTGCGCTA CCCTGTGAAGCCAGAGGACATGGATTGGTCTGAGCTATACCCAGAGTTCTTTGCTCCACTGACTCAAAATCAGAGCCACGATGACCCAAaggataagaaagaaaagagagctgAAGCCCAAGTGGAGTTTGCCGACATAGGCTGTGGCTATGGCGGCCTGTTAG TGGAACTGTCACCGCTGTTCCCAGACACGCTGATTCTGGGTCTGGAGATCCGGGTGAAAGTCTCAGATTATGTGCAAGACCGGATTCGGGCCCTACGAGCGGCTCCTGGAGGTGGTTTCCAGAACATCGCCTGTCTCCGTAGCAATGCCATGAAACACCTTCCTAACTTCTTCCGCAAGGGCCAG CTGACAAAGATGTTCTTCCTCTTCCCTGACCCACATTTCAAGCGGACAAAGCACAAGTGGCGAATCATCAGTCCCACACTGCTGGCAGAATATGCCTACGTGCTGAGAGTTGGG GGGCTGGTATATACCATAACTGATGTGCTGGAGCTACATGACTGGATGTGCACCCATTTTGAAGGGCACCCCCTGTTTGAGCGTGTGCCTCTGGAGGAGCTG AGTGAAGATCCCATTGTGGGACATCTGGGCACCTCGACCGAGGAGGGAAAGAAAGTTCTACGCAATGGAGGAAAGAATTTCCCAGCCATCTTCCGAAGAATACAGGATCCCACCCTCTAG
- the METTL1 gene encoding tRNA (guanine-N(7)-)-methyltransferase isoform X1, which produces MAGTETGDAAAGAEAPQPQKRYYRQRAHSNPMADHTLRYPVKPEDMDWSELYPEFFAPLTQNQSHDDPKDKKEKRAEAQVEFADIGCGYGGLLVELSPLFPDTLILGLEIRVKVSDYVQDRIRALRAAPGGGFQNIACLRSNAMKHLPNFFRKGQRTKHKWRIISPTLLAEYAYVLRVGGLVYTITDVLELHDWMCTHFEGHPLFERVPLEELSEDPIVGHLGTSTEEGKKVLRNGGKNFPAIFRRIQDPTL; this is translated from the exons ATGGCGGGAACGGAGACTGGGGACGCCGCAGCAGGAGCCGAGGCCCCTCAGCCTCAGAAGCGCTACTATCGGCAGCGGGCTCACTCCAACCCCATGGCGGACCATACGCTGCGCTA CCCTGTGAAGCCAGAGGACATGGATTGGTCTGAGCTATACCCAGAGTTCTTTGCTCCACTGACTCAAAATCAGAGCCACGATGACCCAAaggataagaaagaaaagagagctgAAGCCCAAGTGGAGTTTGCCGACATAGGCTGTGGCTATGGCGGCCTGTTAG TGGAACTGTCACCGCTGTTCCCAGACACGCTGATTCTGGGTCTGGAGATCCGGGTGAAAGTCTCAGATTATGTGCAAGACCGGATTCGGGCCCTACGAGCGGCTCCTGGAGGTGGTTTCCAGAACATCGCCTGTCTCCGTAGCAATGCCATGAAACACCTTCCTAACTTCTTCCGCAAGGGCCAG CGGACAAAGCACAAGTGGCGAATCATCAGTCCCACACTGCTGGCAGAATATGCCTACGTGCTGAGAGTTGGG GGGCTGGTATATACCATAACTGATGTGCTGGAGCTACATGACTGGATGTGCACCCATTTTGAAGGGCACCCCCTGTTTGAGCGTGTGCCTCTGGAGGAGCTG AGTGAAGATCCCATTGTGGGACATCTGGGCACCTCGACCGAGGAGGGAAAGAAAGTTCTACGCAATGGAGGAAAGAATTTCCCAGCCATCTTCCGAAGAATACAGGATCCCACCCTCTAG
- the METTL1 gene encoding tRNA (guanine-N(7)-)-methyltransferase isoform X2, which produces MAGTETGDAAAGAEAPQPQKRYYRQRAHSNPMADHTLRYPVKPEDMDWSELYPEFFAPLTQNQSHDDPKDKKEKRAEAQVEFADIGCGYGGLLVELSPLFPDTLILGLEIRVKVSDYVQDRIRALRAAPGGGFQNIACLRSNAMKHLPNFFRKGQLTKMFFLFPDPHFKRTKHKWRIISPTLLAEYAYVLRVGSEDPIVGHLGTSTEEGKKVLRNGGKNFPAIFRRIQDPTL; this is translated from the exons ATGGCGGGAACGGAGACTGGGGACGCCGCAGCAGGAGCCGAGGCCCCTCAGCCTCAGAAGCGCTACTATCGGCAGCGGGCTCACTCCAACCCCATGGCGGACCATACGCTGCGCTA CCCTGTGAAGCCAGAGGACATGGATTGGTCTGAGCTATACCCAGAGTTCTTTGCTCCACTGACTCAAAATCAGAGCCACGATGACCCAAaggataagaaagaaaagagagctgAAGCCCAAGTGGAGTTTGCCGACATAGGCTGTGGCTATGGCGGCCTGTTAG TGGAACTGTCACCGCTGTTCCCAGACACGCTGATTCTGGGTCTGGAGATCCGGGTGAAAGTCTCAGATTATGTGCAAGACCGGATTCGGGCCCTACGAGCGGCTCCTGGAGGTGGTTTCCAGAACATCGCCTGTCTCCGTAGCAATGCCATGAAACACCTTCCTAACTTCTTCCGCAAGGGCCAG CTGACAAAGATGTTCTTCCTCTTCCCTGACCCACATTTCAAGCGGACAAAGCACAAGTGGCGAATCATCAGTCCCACACTGCTGGCAGAATATGCCTACGTGCTGAGAGTTGGG AGTGAAGATCCCATTGTGGGACATCTGGGCACCTCGACCGAGGAGGGAAAGAAAGTTCTACGCAATGGAGGAAAGAATTTCCCAGCCATCTTCCGAAGAATACAGGATCCCACCCTCTAG
- the EEF1AKMT3 gene encoding EEF1A lysine methyltransferase 3 produces MADPRPDPESEPESVFPREVGLFADSYSEKSRFYFCGHVLSITENFGSRLGVAAHVWDAALSLCNYFESQNVDFRGKKVIELGAGTGIVGILAALQGGDVTITDLPLVLEQIQGNVQANVPAGGRAQVRALSWGIDQHVFPGDYDLVLGADIVYLEPTFPLLLGTLQHLCGPHGTIYLASKMREEHGTESFFQHLLPQHFQLELAQRDENENVNIYRARHRGPRPA; encoded by the exons ATGGCGGACCCCCGCCCAGATCCTGAATCAGAGCCTGAATCCGTGTTCCCACGGGAGGTCGGACTCTTCGCCGACTCTTACTCGGAGAAGAGCCGGTTCTACTTCTGTGGGCACGTGCTGAGCATCACGGAGAACTTCGGGTCCCGCCTCGGGGTGGCAGCGCACGTGTGGGACGCG GCTCTAAGCCTGTGCAACTATTTCGAGAGTCAGAATGTGGATTTCCGAGGCAAGAAAGTGATCGAACTGGGCGCTGGGACGGGCATCGTGGGTATCTTGGCAGCGCTGCAGG gGGGTGATGTTACCATCACTGACCTGCCCCTGGTCCTAGAACAGATCCAGGGCAACGTCCAGGCCAATGTGCCGGCTGGAGGCCGGGCCCAGGTCCGCGCCTTGTCCTGGGGGATTGACCAGCATGTCTTCCCTGGAGACTATGACCTGGTGCTGGGGGCTGATATCGTGTATCTGGAGCCCACCTTCCCACTGCTGCTGGGGACCCTCCAACACCTGTGCGGGCCCCATGGCACCATCTATCTGGCTTCCAAGATGAGAGAGGAGCACGGGACAGAGAGCTTCTTTCAGCACCTCCTGCCCCAGCATTTCCAACTGGAGCTGGCCCAGCGGGATGAGAATGAGAATGTTAACATCTATAGGGCCAGGCACAGGGGACCAAGACCTGCTTGA